A window from Dysidea avara chromosome 2, odDysAvar1.4, whole genome shotgun sequence encodes these proteins:
- the LOC136247510 gene encoding uncharacterized protein yields MCAILNKVEEVDKAELEKVFAEGDNHGVGTQIREVWTTDKRQQLAQFKVDQDRNVTGKRSNQWSMITIRIALAIFTRSPAAYEALKSFKILQLPSRSTLQSYTGTFLHEPGVSNQCIADQVARYVMFKAECEKQGKRKPQSDGVMIFDEVKVACQLLWNSRSHKLSGLAMTNKDMSSLNDIYRVLKEPDSPGQTSYILQFLWRDLTSSYDIVGPYFTSKESVDAQFILSCVLETVHLFQTCGLRTSLIVCDGSPANLTTIKLSHGHSGAYSVISDTASNDVYDVKPWMVNPFNPPWLIYWMICPTHQLKNMINALFSSKSGGTKLFRHGQHHGVFG; encoded by the exons ATGTGTGCAATTTTAAATAAAGTTGAAGAAGTAGATAAGGCTGAATTGGAGAAGGTTTTTGCTGAAGGAGATAATCATGGGGTAGGCACACAAATAAGAGAGGTGTGGACAACAGATAAACGACAACAACTAGCTCAGTTTAAAGTAGATCAAGATAGAAATG TAACTGGAAAACGGAGTAACCAGTGGAGCATGATCACAATTAGGATTG CGTTGGCTATTTTTACCCGAAGTCCTGCTGCATACGAAGCTCTGAAAAGTTTCAAAATTCTTCAACTTCCGTCGCGGTCTACACTGCAATCGTACACTGGAACGTTTTTACATGAACCTGGTGTAAGTAACCAGTGTATTGCAGATCAGGTGGCTCGGTATGTAATGTTTAAAGCAGAATGTGAGAAACAAG GGAAACGCAAGCCGCAGAGTGACGGTGTAATGATATTTGATGAGGTGAAGGTGGCATGCCAGCTATTATGGAATTCCAGGAGTCATAAACTTTCTGGGTTGGCTATGACTAACAAGGACATGTCGTCCCTTAATGACATCTACAGAGTTTTGAAGGAACCGGATTCACCAGGCCAGACTTCCTACATACTTCAGTTCTTATGGCGAGATCTCACCAGCAGCTACGACATTGTAGGGCCCTACTTTACATCGAAGGAATCGGTGGATGCACAGTTTATATTGTCGTGTGTGTTAGAAACAGTACATCTTTTCCAGACTTGTGGGTTGAGAACCAGCTTGATTGTCTGCGATGGTAGTCCTGCCAACCTTACCACCATTAAGTTAAGTCATGGACATTCTGGTGCTTATTCAGTGATATCTGATACTGCCAGTAATGATGTATATGATGTCAAACCGTGGATGGTTAATCCTTTCAATCCTCCCTGGCTTATCTATTGGATGATATGCCCTACTCACCAG CTCAAAAATATGATTAATGCGCTCTTTTCCTCCAAGAGTGGTGGAACAAAACTGTTCAGACATGGCCAACATCATGGTGTTTTTGGATGA
- the LOC136247511 gene encoding uncharacterized protein: protein MLQIVTHHRDTFAVLYEKYKPMKNSFMQFQLDWYARCSAFLLEEQYTLAAINISENDAGFSEIVTIRNSWLEFCKACNTPVPTSNPIMLAVSSRLYRFLLDQVSSFQDSLIEKCTTEIDQTSSSITDGDDVYYRFGGATICSMLKNRYKAIKKCDSTKRNMLSVEISMLQAMKMKDKSTIPAYLSYRDRGFLYFPDNSLIPFLHNFDDALKEVVNEEGFRKHGDHLVKAGHEKVKECTSLREEFISVLKALVPSMVQDADSELAMMNIYEELSRKLCNTRIQEFVSATKQDLAAKKGLASTTDTNLRTTLLAHHTKLSTIRKQ from the exons ATGTTGCAAATCGTGACACACCATCGCGACACCTTCGCTGTTCTCTACGAAAAATATAAACCCATGAAGAACTCGTTTATGCAATTCCAGTTGGATTGGTATGCAAGGTGCAGTGCATTTCTTCTAGAGGAGCAATATACATTAGCAGCCATCAATATTTCAGAAAATGATGCTGGGTTTTCTGAAATAGTGACCATCAGAAATAGTTGGCTGGAGTTTTGCAAAGCATGTAATACTCCTGTGCCAACCAGCAATCCTATAATGTTGGCTGTATCATCAAGGCTCTACAGGTTTCTTCTCGACCAAGTCTCAAGTTTTCAAGACTCTTTAATAGAAAAGTGTACCACGGAAATTGACCAAACCAGTTCCAGCATTACTGATGGTGACGATGTGTACTATCGTTTTGGTGGGGCAACAATCTGTAGTATGCTTAAGAATCGATACAAGGCAATTAAAAAATGTGATAGTACCAAGAGAAATATGTTGTCTGTAGAAATTTCTATGTTGCAAGCCATGAAAATGAAAGATAAATCTACTATTCCAGCGTATTTGAGTTATCGTGACAGGGGTTTTTTGTATTTTCCTGACAATAGCTTGATACCATTTCTACATAATTTTGATGATGCTTTGAAGGAAGTAGTAAATGAGGAAGGATTTCGTAAACATGGAGACCATTTAGTTAAG GCTGGACATGAAAAAGTTAAGGAATGTACAAGCCTCAGGGAGGAATTTATCAGTGTGCTAAAAGCACTTGTTCCCTCCATGGTACAAGATGCTGACAGTGAGCTGGCAATGATGAATATCTATGAAGAACTGTCCAGAAAATTGTGTAATACACGAATACAGGAATTTGTATCTGCTACAAAACAAGACCTAGCTGCTAAAAAAGGATTAGCATCGACTACAGATACTAACTTACGCACAACACTATTAGCACATCATACAAAGTTGTCAACTATAAGAAAACAATGA